The Juglans regia cultivar Chandler chromosome 6, Walnut 2.0, whole genome shotgun sequence genome contains the following window.
CGGaatacagggaaaaaaaaagtttgatagGAAAGGAAGCACTTTACAGATGGGTAATCTCGTGATTGTGTTCATGGTAGCATTTGTCAAGTATCTATCCGTTAAGAGTGATCAGAAAGTCGAGAAAATTATTGCATACGTGGAACTTGTCGTCGAGTTTAAAGCCTCTCACCCTATTGGAATGGAAGTTACCTTTCTAAGATCCGGTAGAATGAGCTCAAAGGGCAGGAAGCAGTCGAGAAATAGTTGAGGTGATGAAGGATGCTCTATTGTGAAGGGTACTGGTTTAAGGCTCAGGTCCAGTCTGAAACCGGAAAGTATATCCTAAATGATGCTAAGTTACCTTTTATTGATTCACTTTTACTAATTTCACTAACAAAAATTCCAACTTTTGTAGGCCTCTAAAGTTCTCACGAGACCCAAGGAGAGGGTTGATAAGGTAGAAAAGTCCTCCGAGATACAATCTGACCCCCCAATCTGAAAAGGGGGAAAAGTAATATATGTTAATATCAAGCTTTCAAAATTGGGAAAAGCAAGTGCCTTTGTAAAAGTCATTTGCTTGCATGCACTTTAACAAGGGTCACGCCAGAGGTCGACCAAAGCTCCTAGTCACATGTCTACATTGGTGGGGGCTCCCTtgtctcattattcaaacactaCAGCAGCctctctgagagagagagagagagagagagagagagtcttgtCCACCCACCATCAGTAGAGAATAGAGACTGCTTATATTGAATGAAAGGGATGCACTGGAGACACGCTGTTATGGCACATAAAAGGGTTTAATGACTCTTGATTTTGCGATTTGTTTGGACCGTCTTCagatcttttttgtttttctctcaagatttctcttgcaTGGGCTCTTCTAAAGAACATTATAACTTGGAGATCGTTTCTGCGTCTTACTTCAGTTGAACAAAGCAAAGCACAGTCCATAATTAATTACATTAACCAGAAAGGTAGCCAGACGCATTACAGCATTAATTAATACCTTGATAACTTCTTGTGTTACACAATGCGATTGAGAAGAATACAACTACGAGCAGCAAAATTCATAGCATATGTTTGTATCAAATCCCACAAACACATTAGCCCTCACATGTCATGTACATGCgtacatgtatatgtatatatactctAATAACACGAATAAAACTAGGTCTAACAAAATTCACAGTGTCTTCTTCACTTTCACTTATAGCCAAAAATCAGGAAAGTGTCGTTTTCTTTTCGCTCAGCAAACGTTTGGACCGAATCCCACAAACCCATTAGCCCCATCAATGGTAATTTGGATGCCCTCTTGCTGGATATTCCCAATAATAGAAGGTCCAGAAGACGACGGAGCAAATGCAAAACAGAAGGTTCCCTCATCATTCACCGGAATCAGAAAGTTCTTTCCCGGAAGGGTTAGGACCGGCCCACCCGAGAAATAAAATGACACTGTTGGTACCCGAACCGTCACAAATCCAGATAGGTCATAGCACGCGTCAAATATAGAGATTCCAGAGACCCGAGGGAGATTCCCGGTTTGTGCAAAATAGGCATCGCGGAACATCTGGTAACCCAATTCTGGGAGCCTTGTCACTGCTGTTCCTGTATCCATAACCACTCCTCCGTTCCCTGCTTCGGTTAACCCGAACACATCTTCGGGTATGGGCACCCGCACGCCTCCCACTCCAAGACCCGACAGCCCCACGTAGTAGAAACTCGGAGCCCTTGGGTTTCTGATTAAGGGCACCCATGCAGCACCCATGGGCATCGCTCCCCGCCCGAACTCTAACGACCCGGTGCCTCGACTCACCAAGCAATAACTGAAGGCACCACCCGCCTGACCGCCAAGCTGACCCACAAAGGACATGGACCCACCTCCAAGTCCTAATAAACCTGCCGCTCCAATGAACATTCCCCGGTTTGTATGTCCGCACCCGATGGCCACATTCTGAATCTTGGTGCTCCCCAATGAGATCGTTTCCAGCGCAAGCGTGCCTTTTGTGTAGGAACCGTCATTGTAGGACAACTCGTATCGACACCCACCGGCATGGCAATTAGCGTTCTGGAGGCGGTCACACACAACTGAACTGCAAGACACT
Protein-coding sequences here:
- the LOC108980914 gene encoding protein ASPARTIC PROTEASE IN GUARD CELL 2-like, whose translation is MVSTSPVLVMVLMLLHLHLHLHLPTIITSSASSANHGYTIPHHPDFQLFNVKEIIAETKTPPTQFISQHQDLWETHDESSHDQGKWELKLLHRDRVAGVTASSLHHNYHDRFLELMKRDARRVTGLIRRLTANTSTGTGPSHHEVDEDFGSEVVSGMDQGSGEYFVRIGVGSPPTSQYMVIDSGSDIVWVQCQPCNQCYRQADPVFDPADSASFAGVSCSSVVCDRLQNANCHAGGCRYELSYNDGSYTKGTLALETISLGSTKIQNVAIGCGHTNRGMFIGAAGLLGLGGGSMSFVGQLGGQAGGAFSYCLVSRGTGSLEFGRGAMPMGAAWVPLIRNPRAPSFYYVGLSGLGVGGVRVPIPEDVFGLTEAGNGGVVMDTGTAVTRLPELGYQMFRDAYFAQTGNLPRVSGISIFDACYDLSGFVTVRVPTVSFYFSGGPVLTLPGKNFLIPVNDEGTFCFAFAPSSSGPSIIGNIQQEGIQITIDGANGFVGFGPNVC